From the genome of Streptomyces sp. V1I1, one region includes:
- a CDS encoding ATP-binding protein → MIADLDYGLLPDASEDHFLGLEQAQLVGTDTLLTTRDNIEAVIEAKAMMCVYGPAESGKTMSVNSALRHLAPDITHRLELRAGPTPRDIRHGLFQALGLPGVPPARPIEFDTLLKEALAEEFRVLDRPLVRGPPRSRWRAPRALGARIMAASSPRGRAFPLHHSLSGIEVAEGERLECPPRPGLKRQSR, encoded by the coding sequence ATGATCGCTGATCTGGATTACGGGCTGCTGCCCGACGCGAGCGAAGACCACTTCCTGGGCCTGGAGCAGGCGCAGCTCGTGGGAACCGACACGCTGCTGACCACCCGGGACAACATCGAGGCCGTCATCGAGGCGAAGGCCATGATGTGCGTCTACGGGCCTGCAGAGTCGGGCAAGACGATGTCGGTGAACTCCGCGCTGCGCCACCTCGCCCCGGACATCACCCACCGCCTGGAGCTGCGGGCCGGACCGACCCCGCGCGACATCCGGCATGGTCTCTTCCAGGCGCTGGGGCTGCCGGGTGTGCCGCCAGCCCGCCCGATCGAGTTCGACACCCTCCTCAAGGAGGCACTCGCGGAGGAGTTCCGGGTGCTGGACCGGCCCCTTGTACGCGGACCGCCTCGGTCTCGGTGGCGAGCGCCGCGCGCGCTAGGTGCGCGGATCATGGCCGCTTCCTCCCCTCGCGGACGGGCATTCCCACTCCACCACAGCCTCTCCGGGATCGAAGTTGCCGAAGGAGAGCGACTCGAATGCCCGCCCCGGCCCGGTCTGAAGCGCCAGAGCCGCTGA
- a CDS encoding serine/threonine-protein kinase, with protein sequence MEPLNGAGRIIDGRFELLEQLGSGGMGTVWRARDNALHRNVALKEVRPADPRITAATPGSAQVRRERVLREARALARLRHPNVVTIHHIIDESPHPWLVMEFVPGLSLQDRLAAGRLAPQDAARIGRDVLAALRAAHAAGIHHRDVKPANILLRDGPDGTSTAAVLTDFGIAALTGTTPLTPSGDMIGSPEYMAPERIRGAEDALASDLWSLGMTLYVAVEGTSPMRRGTNLATLAAVIDEPVPPPVHAGPLAQVLNELLVPDPQDRPDAARLDALLAEAAEGPDTGTGRPAAGTARADASPASTPHPPQSENPVQDQAPGRRGTDGQPGAAADAPDAPAPRLGDGTSPRTTRRGPLIAAVAVVAVGLIAAATGSALTSSADVNADASNETGHPATAAGPTASGSPGKSPGSKGPAAASGNSGSAVPSEASGSHGSKDPAAPPDDTNPPASSPGSTPKPAEAGKGGASPAPIDPEAFANGWISKLDVTPVSSGTVTRDQHLASVRVQVPEAEVLRSDDYASLGTGYWVIYVPRSFTNGTEAVEYCLARGRTTKETCAGRYLSHNSADRPLVCEPDGEGGTTGRCTRS encoded by the coding sequence ATGGAACCGTTGAACGGCGCAGGACGAATCATCGACGGGCGGTTCGAGCTGCTGGAGCAGCTCGGCAGCGGGGGCATGGGCACGGTGTGGCGGGCGCGGGACAACGCCCTGCACCGCAACGTCGCCCTGAAGGAGGTCCGACCCGCCGATCCCAGAATCACCGCCGCGACCCCCGGATCCGCCCAGGTGCGGCGCGAGCGGGTACTGCGCGAGGCGCGCGCGCTCGCCCGGCTCAGGCACCCCAACGTGGTGACGATCCATCACATCATCGACGAGAGCCCCCATCCCTGGCTCGTGATGGAGTTCGTCCCGGGACTGTCCCTCCAGGACCGGCTGGCAGCCGGCCGACTGGCCCCCCAAGATGCAGCCCGCATCGGCCGCGACGTCCTGGCCGCGCTGCGCGCCGCGCACGCCGCCGGTATCCACCACCGCGACGTCAAACCGGCGAACATCCTGCTGCGCGACGGTCCGGACGGCACCTCCACCGCCGCGGTGCTCACCGACTTCGGCATCGCCGCCCTCACCGGTACGACCCCTCTGACCCCCTCCGGCGACATGATCGGCTCGCCCGAGTACATGGCACCCGAGCGCATCCGCGGCGCCGAGGACGCCCTGGCCTCCGACCTCTGGTCGCTGGGAATGACCCTGTACGTCGCCGTGGAGGGGACTAGCCCGATGCGGCGCGGCACCAACCTCGCCACCCTTGCCGCGGTGATCGACGAACCGGTGCCGCCACCGGTGCACGCGGGCCCGCTGGCCCAGGTCCTGAACGAACTGCTCGTACCGGACCCGCAGGATCGGCCCGACGCCGCCCGATTGGACGCACTGCTCGCCGAAGCGGCCGAGGGGCCGGACACCGGCACCGGACGACCGGCCGCGGGCACGGCGCGAGCCGACGCCTCGCCCGCGTCGACACCTCATCCGCCTCAGTCTGAGAACCCGGTGCAGGACCAGGCCCCGGGGCGGCGAGGGACCGACGGGCAGCCTGGTGCGGCCGCCGATGCGCCCGATGCACCGGCCCCTCGGCTGGGAGACGGTACGTCCCCTCGTACCACCCGGCGTGGACCGCTGATCGCGGCGGTCGCTGTGGTTGCCGTGGGACTGATCGCCGCGGCCACGGGCTCGGCCCTGACCTCCTCCGCAGACGTCAACGCAGACGCGTCGAACGAGACCGGACACCCCGCGACCGCCGCCGGACCGACGGCGAGCGGAAGCCCCGGGAAGAGCCCCGGCTCCAAAGGCCCAGCTGCGGCCTCCGGGAATTCCGGCTCCGCGGTTCCGTCCGAGGCCTCAGGGAGTCACGGCTCCAAGGATCCGGCCGCGCCCCCGGACGACACCAACCCGCCCGCCTCGAGCCCCGGTTCGACGCCGAAGCCGGCCGAAGCAGGGAAGGGAGGCGCATCACCCGCCCCCATCGACCCGGAGGCCTTCGCCAACGGCTGGATCTCGAAACTCGACGTGACCCCGGTCAGTTCAGGCACGGTGACCCGGGACCAGCACCTGGCCTCCGTACGCGTGCAGGTACCGGAGGCCGAGGTCCTGCGCAGCGACGACTACGCCTCACTGGGCACGGGGTACTGGGTGATCTACGTACCCCGGTCGTTCACCAACGGCACCGAGGCGGTCGAATACTGCCTGGCACGAGGCCGCACCACGAAGGAGACATGCGCGGGCCGCTACCTGAGCCACAATTCGGCGGACCGCCCGCTGGTGTGCGAGCCAGACGGGGAGGGCGGGACCACCGGCCGCTGTACGCGTTCTTGA
- a CDS encoding WD40 repeat domain-containing protein: MNEDPDRVRELLEGSRLPVAVYEASGDVHRRATAGVRRQLLALDAARYGQRQLAEDIGEVTVEQDDDTPWVVRWGTGTELDSRQLYALPVPAAVCVVATAVVEGRGLAVAGCEDGTLHWWDLATGRRLGKAVTGHPGAVRALATAVLDGRPVAVTGSSDAVVRLWDLAVGEQVGVFPAGADAWVRSLATGLVEGQPVAVSLSGDGVVRVWDLAARTQRGGPWTSQTGAVSAVATAVLDGRPVVVTGSPDGTVRVWDLIAGRETGFVLRHATRAVCLLVTGPAYDPPMAVSSDGWDVRIWNLATGEQIGEPLYVRFMDSGATAMLDGRPAAVVAYSVSGKVDVWDLSAHRHLRPPHLPHLRLPLLGHRDTVRGVATAVVKGRHLTVSGGDDRSVRIWDLDGEREAGSPLSGHAGPVRGVTTAVVDGRPVILTGGWDKTVRIWDLDGGGQLGEPLTGHTSDVHLLTVGMVDGRPTLITRDRHEAVRIWDLTTREQLHGRSTTEYTSPNIEFFAALDGRFVAVTGQRVWDLTARQWIGVEPQEGYALALETLEGRNVILTGRAAETVHLWDMATGERLGPPMTGHTSRVRAGAAGMLDGRLVVAAGGDDGTVRVWDVTTGRQTGAYTFPARIWGLAVAPGGRLVVGFGSDITVLAHR, encoded by the coding sequence GTGAACGAAGACCCGGACCGCGTCAGGGAGTTGCTGGAGGGCTCCCGACTGCCGGTGGCGGTGTACGAGGCGTCGGGAGATGTGCACCGGCGGGCAACGGCGGGAGTGCGGCGGCAGTTGCTGGCGCTGGACGCCGCCCGGTACGGGCAGCGGCAGCTGGCGGAGGACATCGGCGAGGTAACGGTCGAACAGGATGACGACACGCCGTGGGTGGTGCGGTGGGGGACCGGCACTGAACTGGACTCCCGGCAGCTGTACGCGCTGCCGGTGCCGGCCGCGGTGTGTGTGGTGGCGACCGCGGTCGTGGAGGGCCGTGGACTCGCTGTCGCCGGCTGCGAGGACGGCACGCTGCACTGGTGGGATCTGGCCACGGGCAGGCGGCTCGGCAAGGCCGTGACCGGTCACCCCGGCGCCGTGCGTGCTCTGGCGACGGCGGTGTTGGACGGCCGTCCCGTCGCTGTGACCGGCAGTTCCGACGCGGTCGTCCGGCTGTGGGACCTCGCCGTGGGAGAACAGGTCGGCGTGTTCCCCGCCGGGGCCGATGCCTGGGTCCGCTCGCTCGCCACCGGGCTGGTAGAGGGCCAGCCGGTCGCGGTCAGCCTCAGCGGGGACGGCGTGGTACGGGTGTGGGATCTGGCTGCCCGCACACAGCGCGGCGGGCCCTGGACCAGTCAAACCGGCGCCGTCAGCGCAGTGGCGACGGCGGTGTTGGACGGCCGTCCCGTCGTTGTCACCGGCAGCCCCGACGGGACCGTCCGGGTGTGGGACCTGATCGCGGGACGGGAGACCGGCTTCGTGCTGCGGCACGCTACGCGGGCGGTGTGCCTCCTGGTGACGGGCCCGGCGTACGACCCTCCTATGGCCGTCAGCTCCGACGGCTGGGATGTGCGCATCTGGAACCTGGCCACGGGCGAGCAGATCGGTGAGCCCCTTTATGTGCGGTTCATGGACTCGGGGGCCACGGCGATGCTCGACGGCCGCCCCGCCGCCGTCGTCGCGTACAGCGTCTCGGGCAAGGTCGACGTGTGGGATCTGTCTGCCCACAGGCATCTCCGCCCGCCCCATCTGCCGCATCTGCGCCTACCCCTGCTCGGCCACAGAGATACCGTGCGGGGAGTGGCGACGGCGGTGGTGAAGGGGCGTCACCTCACTGTCTCTGGTGGCGACGACAGGTCGGTACGGATCTGGGACCTCGACGGTGAAAGGGAGGCGGGCAGTCCGCTGAGTGGTCACGCGGGCCCTGTGCGAGGGGTCACCACGGCCGTCGTGGACGGCCGTCCCGTCATCCTCACCGGCGGCTGGGACAAGACGGTGCGGATCTGGGACCTCGACGGCGGGGGACAGCTCGGTGAGCCCCTGACCGGCCACACCAGCGACGTGCATCTGCTGACGGTGGGGATGGTGGACGGACGGCCCACCCTCATCACGCGCGACCGGCACGAGGCGGTGCGGATCTGGGACCTGACCACCCGGGAACAGCTGCACGGACGGTCGACGACGGAGTACACCAGCCCGAACATCGAGTTCTTCGCGGCACTGGACGGCCGTTTCGTCGCCGTGACCGGCCAACGCGTGTGGGACCTGACCGCGCGCCAATGGATCGGAGTGGAGCCGCAGGAAGGGTATGCCCTGGCACTGGAAACGCTCGAAGGTCGCAACGTCATCCTGACCGGCCGCGCGGCGGAAACGGTTCATCTGTGGGACATGGCCACGGGCGAACGGCTGGGGCCGCCCATGACGGGACACACCAGCCGGGTGCGGGCAGGGGCGGCGGGGATGCTGGACGGCCGCCTTGTCGTCGCCGCCGGAGGCGACGACGGAACCGTACGGGTGTGGGACGTGACCACGGGGCGGCAGACCGGCGCGTACACCTTTCCCGCCCGCATCTGGGGCCTGGCGGTGGCACCGGGCGGGCGGCTGGTGGTCGGTTTCGGCTCGGACATCACGGTCCTGGCCCACCGCTGA
- a CDS encoding NUDIX domain-containing protein, whose product MADSSHGYVRDRRGCRHWGPQGAAGLLLRQGPRFLLQRRSWRVHHGRTWSIPGGALKAGESPWDGARREFAEELGSVPALCPVLTFVDDHGGWAYHTVVADVMEPFFRHRGDGEGVAHRWYIPVEIDSLRLHPGFAATWPQLIGELDAAGR is encoded by the coding sequence ATGGCCGACAGCAGTCACGGATACGTCAGGGACCGGCGCGGATGCCGCCATTGGGGCCCGCAGGGCGCCGCGGGGCTTCTCCTGCGCCAAGGCCCTCGATTCCTGCTTCAGCGCCGCTCCTGGCGGGTCCACCACGGCCGCACCTGGAGCATCCCCGGCGGCGCGCTGAAAGCCGGTGAAAGCCCGTGGGACGGGGCCCGCCGGGAATTCGCCGAAGAACTCGGCAGCGTTCCGGCACTGTGTCCCGTCCTCACCTTCGTCGACGACCACGGCGGATGGGCCTATCACACCGTCGTCGCGGACGTCATGGAGCCGTTCTTCCGGCACCGCGGCGACGGCGAAGGCGTCGCCCACAGGTGGTACATCCCCGTCGAGATCGACTCGCTGCGCCTCCACCCCGGATTCGCGGCCACTTGGCCTCAGTTGATCGGCGAGCTGGACGCAGCCGGACGATGA
- a CDS encoding NF041680 family putative transposase, with protein MSLLLSGPRREAFAQASRFRGKFYACLTARRDELFELTDAVLCADGPVKSPVDLTLLPEHRRGHGALYGGLNRGRIDVGRLRAVLAGLPLPRFPDGRLVLAVDVSPWLRSDAPCSKDRLFCHVYGRAKSASQFIPGWPYSFVAVLEPGRTSWTTVLDVVRLGPVDDATAVTAAQLRAVVERLVAAGQWTPGQPDIVIVGDAGYDITRLAWVLRDLPVEVVGPIRSDRVMRLPKPPRVYDPKGGRPPKHGKEFRFAKPDTWPEPTITTITDTTNYGKAQTQAWDRVHPRLTHRSAWLDHQGELPLVEGTLIRLKVEHLSKEREAPPVWLWSSKTGASLADVDRCWQVFLRRFDLEHTFRFVKQTLGWTTPKVRIPEAADRWTWILVAALAQLRLARPLAQDLRRPWEKPALPNQLTPARVRRGFRNIRAHILCPARVPKPNGTGPGRPPGAKNKHRAPRYDVGKTVKRAETLAELHASRR; from the coding sequence ATGAGTCTGCTCTTATCCGGGCCCCGGCGGGAGGCGTTCGCGCAAGCGTCACGCTTCAGGGGCAAGTTCTATGCGTGTCTGACCGCTCGGCGCGATGAACTGTTTGAGCTCACCGACGCGGTGCTGTGTGCCGACGGCCCGGTGAAGTCGCCCGTCGACCTGACGCTCCTGCCCGAACACCGGCGTGGGCACGGGGCGTTGTACGGCGGGCTCAACCGCGGCCGGATCGATGTCGGACGGCTGCGGGCGGTGCTCGCGGGACTGCCGCTGCCGCGTTTCCCGGACGGTCGGCTCGTCCTGGCCGTCGATGTGTCGCCATGGTTGCGCTCGGATGCGCCATGCTCGAAGGATCGGCTGTTCTGCCACGTCTACGGCCGCGCGAAGAGCGCGTCGCAGTTCATCCCGGGTTGGCCGTACTCCTTCGTGGCCGTGCTGGAGCCCGGCCGCACCTCCTGGACCACCGTCCTGGACGTCGTCCGGCTCGGACCCGTCGACGACGCCACCGCCGTGACCGCCGCCCAGCTGCGGGCCGTGGTCGAGCGGCTCGTCGCTGCCGGCCAGTGGACGCCGGGCCAGCCGGACATTGTGATCGTCGGTGATGCCGGATACGACATCACGCGCCTGGCCTGGGTCCTTCGCGACCTGCCCGTCGAGGTGGTCGGCCCGATCCGTTCCGACCGGGTCATGCGGCTGCCGAAGCCGCCGCGGGTCTACGACCCCAAGGGCGGGCGTCCGCCCAAGCACGGCAAGGAGTTCCGCTTCGCCAAGCCGGACACCTGGCCGGAGCCTACGATCACGACGATCACGGACACCACGAACTACGGCAAGGCCCAGACACAGGCCTGGGACCGGGTCCACCCGCGCCTGACTCATCGCTCGGCCTGGCTCGACCACCAGGGCGAACTACCCCTGGTCGAGGGCACATTGATCCGACTGAAGGTCGAGCACCTCTCGAAGGAGCGCGAGGCGCCGCCGGTGTGGCTGTGGTCCTCGAAGACCGGTGCCAGCCTCGCTGACGTCGACCGTTGCTGGCAGGTGTTCCTGCGCCGCTTCGATCTGGAGCACACATTTCGCTTCGTAAAGCAGACCCTCGGCTGGACCACCCCGAAGGTCCGCATTCCCGAGGCAGCGGACCGCTGGACCTGGATCCTTGTCGCAGCTCTTGCCCAGCTGAGGCTAGCCCGCCCTCTCGCCCAGGACCTCCGCCGCCCCTGGGAGAAACCAGCCTTGCCCAACCAGCTGACCCCGGCCCGGGTCCGCCGGGGGTTCAGGAACATCCGCGCTCACATCCTCTGCCCGGCCCGTGTTCCCAAACCCAACGGCACCGGCCCCGGTCGGCCACCCGGAGCCAAGAACAAACACCGGGCACCCCGCTACGACGTCGGCAAGACCGTCAAACGCGCCGAGACCCTCGCCGAACTCCACGCGTCTCGAAGATAA
- a CDS encoding LuxR family transcriptional regulator, which produces MFAVPPQRPGVLPAAREVEIGQLMGIVEALGNGEGSVVEITGERGIGKTHLAGVLADLAVQRGLPVARAHAVRGSTTPYQVFRDAWRAQSCLRRSADGEEELLRTVHELAKGCVTGSVLLLDDLHLCDQASAELAVQLVRSPVPGPFLLALAHRPRQIGPALLQALDDGVRAGTVTRIAPDPLDAEAVAALFETRRTPGSPEPRGVTHAYEFAEQLCAAAEGNPLYVRILMAAGWHPDHWPDHAGTDTDGLLREATALITELDALNRETAITARAAAVLGCPFRPEDVAQVSGLGLERTLDALAELHREDLVRPANWGGRLAFRHRVISHVAHESADLSFRLRAHRRAIEGLVARGGRASERARHAEHLLGTDGAIASRTLAEAAAEIVARAPATAARWLGLALEPLPDGGQSSTPRATLELARCRALIASGRLEEARTLAHDMLGDHRSGLTEQQRLRAHAVCADAERRLGRYEEAEAMARAALGLLPRPLPDPLTAEAIELIFAFGLVHILRGNHGQARALLREASHARSGADDAARTAIGILAACCDAHIGNLDEAAPEVTRCARLVDAMPDSVAGHMPETLALLGCAEIYLERFPDAFRHLSRGVVAAGSGAQKDVLMHQLFGLSILDQWTGRLKDAQRRAREAETLARAIGAPDGVRLATALRASALIWARGRKYADEAIALTKRAVSATSLGQGWWATSAIGPLAQTQLLGGDAAGCLRTLLDGGGGDELPLVQPAFRPSLLALMATATLKCSNAEAARRLVRRAETEADDLGLPVQEACVRRARALIHVADGEHDAAAKLFELSAEGFRRAEMLVQHAWTLATGAPSADAAQGRAVATEWLDTAEAVARTFGTVLVGDQVARVRTQLSEIRRADRFLGLLSDREREIAELAASGLRSREIAERLFLSPRTVDSHLTRVYRKLHVSSRIALAHVLRRTE; this is translated from the coding sequence ATGTTCGCCGTACCACCGCAGAGGCCCGGAGTCCTGCCAGCGGCACGGGAAGTCGAGATCGGCCAACTCATGGGAATTGTGGAGGCATTGGGGAACGGCGAGGGCTCCGTGGTGGAGATCACCGGAGAGCGGGGCATCGGGAAGACCCACCTGGCGGGCGTACTGGCGGATTTGGCAGTGCAGCGCGGTCTGCCAGTGGCCCGGGCCCACGCAGTACGCGGGAGCACCACCCCGTATCAGGTATTCCGGGACGCCTGGCGCGCCCAGTCCTGCCTGCGGCGCAGCGCTGACGGCGAGGAGGAACTGCTCCGCACGGTGCATGAACTGGCCAAGGGATGCGTCACCGGTAGCGTATTACTGCTGGACGACTTGCACTTGTGCGACCAGGCTTCGGCAGAACTGGCCGTCCAGCTGGTCCGGTCTCCGGTCCCCGGCCCGTTCCTTCTCGCCCTGGCACATCGCCCCCGGCAGATCGGCCCGGCGCTGCTGCAGGCGCTGGACGACGGCGTGCGGGCCGGCACCGTAACCCGTATTGCGCCCGATCCCCTGGACGCCGAGGCGGTGGCTGCCCTGTTCGAGACCCGGCGAACGCCCGGGAGTCCGGAGCCGCGGGGCGTGACCCATGCCTATGAGTTCGCAGAGCAGTTGTGCGCTGCAGCTGAAGGCAACCCGCTTTACGTGCGCATACTCATGGCGGCAGGCTGGCACCCCGACCACTGGCCCGACCACGCGGGAACCGATACGGACGGGCTGCTCCGCGAGGCGACGGCGCTGATCACCGAACTTGACGCGCTGAACCGGGAGACCGCTATCACTGCGAGGGCAGCCGCGGTACTCGGCTGTCCCTTTCGGCCGGAGGACGTCGCCCAGGTTTCCGGGCTAGGTCTGGAACGCACCTTGGACGCACTCGCTGAACTCCACCGCGAGGACCTGGTGCGACCTGCCAACTGGGGCGGGCGCCTAGCTTTCCGGCACCGTGTCATCAGCCATGTCGCCCACGAGAGCGCCGACCTGTCCTTTCGGCTGCGCGCCCACCGTCGCGCCATTGAGGGGCTTGTGGCCCGTGGCGGCCGCGCATCCGAACGAGCCCGCCACGCCGAGCACCTGCTGGGCACGGACGGTGCCATCGCGTCTCGGACGCTCGCCGAGGCCGCGGCGGAGATCGTCGCGCGGGCTCCGGCGACCGCGGCACGGTGGCTCGGCCTGGCGCTGGAACCCTTGCCCGACGGCGGGCAATCGTCAACGCCCCGAGCCACGCTGGAACTCGCCCGTTGCCGCGCACTGATCGCCTCCGGACGTCTCGAAGAGGCCCGCACCCTCGCCCACGACATGCTCGGGGACCACCGCTCGGGCCTCACCGAACAGCAGCGCCTTCGGGCCCACGCGGTCTGCGCCGACGCCGAACGGCGGCTCGGCCGGTACGAGGAAGCCGAAGCGATGGCCCGTGCCGCTCTCGGCCTGCTGCCACGACCGCTGCCCGATCCACTGACCGCCGAGGCCATCGAGCTGATTTTCGCATTCGGTCTGGTCCACATACTGCGCGGCAATCATGGTCAAGCGCGCGCCCTGCTCCGCGAAGCATCCCATGCGCGGAGCGGTGCCGACGACGCCGCCCGGACCGCGATAGGTATCCTCGCCGCGTGCTGCGACGCCCACATCGGAAACCTGGACGAGGCCGCCCCAGAGGTCACCCGCTGCGCCCGGCTCGTGGACGCCATGCCCGACTCCGTCGCCGGACACATGCCGGAAACCCTCGCTCTGCTCGGCTGCGCCGAGATCTATCTAGAGCGGTTCCCGGACGCGTTCCGTCACCTGAGCCGGGGGGTGGTGGCTGCCGGCAGCGGCGCGCAGAAGGACGTCCTGATGCACCAGTTGTTCGGGCTCTCGATACTCGATCAGTGGACCGGCCGGTTGAAGGACGCACAGCGCCGGGCCCGGGAGGCCGAGACCCTGGCCCGTGCCATCGGCGCGCCGGACGGGGTAAGGCTGGCCACGGCGTTGCGTGCCTCGGCACTCATCTGGGCCCGGGGACGCAAGTACGCCGACGAGGCGATCGCCCTCACCAAGCGGGCCGTCAGCGCCACCTCGCTGGGGCAGGGCTGGTGGGCCACTTCGGCGATCGGCCCGCTGGCCCAGACGCAACTGCTCGGCGGGGACGCTGCCGGATGTCTGCGGACCCTCCTGGACGGCGGAGGCGGCGACGAACTTCCCCTGGTCCAGCCGGCCTTCCGGCCATCGCTCCTCGCCCTGATGGCGACGGCCACGCTGAAGTGCAGCAACGCCGAGGCGGCCCGCCGCCTGGTCCGACGCGCGGAGACGGAAGCCGACGATTTGGGCCTCCCGGTCCAAGAAGCGTGTGTCCGCCGGGCACGTGCCCTGATCCACGTGGCCGACGGCGAACACGACGCCGCGGCGAAGCTGTTCGAACTGTCGGCGGAGGGCTTCCGGCGCGCCGAGATGCTGGTCCAGCACGCCTGGACCCTGGCGACGGGGGCCCCCTCCGCCGATGCGGCCCAGGGCCGGGCGGTGGCCACGGAATGGCTTGACACGGCCGAGGCGGTCGCCCGCACCTTCGGTACGGTGCTGGTGGGGGATCAAGTGGCTCGCGTACGCACGCAGTTGTCGGAAATTCGCCGGGCTGACCGGTTCCTCGGCCTGCTCAGCGACCGTGAACGCGAGATTGCCGAACTCGCGGCCTCGGGTCTGCGCTCCCGGGAGATCGCCGAGCGGCTCTTCCTCAGCCCCCGCACCGTGGACTCGCATCTGACCCGCGTCTACCGCAAGCTCCATGTGTCGTCCCGCATCGCCCTTGCCCACGTTCTCCGCCGAACCGAGTGA
- a CDS encoding MerR family transcriptional regulator, translating to MKLTIDDAHAPLFTIGQVSDMLSVEQAFLRRLDQQDVVRPARSQGRQRRYSRHQIDQVAEVRALMGEGLTLAGVRRVTELQARVVELEAELAQERARRPPRTGTEPR from the coding sequence GTGAAACTCACGATCGACGACGCACATGCCCCCTTGTTCACCATCGGGCAGGTGTCGGACATGCTCAGCGTCGAGCAGGCATTTCTGCGGCGCCTCGATCAGCAGGATGTCGTGCGCCCGGCACGATCCCAAGGCCGACAGCGCCGGTACAGCCGCCACCAGATCGATCAGGTGGCCGAGGTGCGGGCCCTGATGGGTGAGGGGCTGACCCTGGCCGGTGTCCGCCGGGTGACCGAGCTACAGGCACGAGTGGTCGAGCTCGAGGCCGAACTCGCCCAAGAGCGGGCGCGCCGGCCACCCCGAACGGGCACCGAGCCGCGCTGA